DNA from Agathobaculum sp. NTUH-O15-33:
CCCCAGTATTCCTCGGCCAGCCAATAGCCGAGCTCGGCGCTTTTGCGGTAGACGTCCGACCCGCAGAACACGCCGACGCTGCCCACCGCGCGCCCGTCCGCCACGATGGCGCGGCACAACTGCCGGCTCTCGTCGTTCTGCGCGCACATGCGCACATACCCCACCGCGTCCTCCCGCGTATAGGGAAAAGGAAACCCGTCGCGCAGATTGGCCGCGATCTTCGCGTTATTGCCGTACCGCGCCACATCGTCGATAAAGCGTTCGTCCCATTTTTTAAGCGTAAACTGCATAACCGCAAAGCTCCTTACTTGTTTAAAAATTCCGGCAGGCGGCGGCGCGCCTCGAGGCGGTAGATGCGCGCGCCCTCGCTGGAAAAGCGCTCCTCATACTCGGTCATAACGTTGCCTTCAAAATCCGAACTGTGCAGATCGAGCGAGATATTTTGCAGCAGCCAGCCGAACTGGCAGATTTCCTGCAGCGTCCATTCAAAAAAGCGCTGGTTATCGGTCTTGAAGCACAGATCGCCCTGCTGCTTCAAAATTTCGCCGTACACCTCCAAAAACGCGCGCCAAGTGAGGCGGCGCTTGCGCTGACGGTTGGGCGGCCATGGGTCGGAAAAGTTCAAATAGATACGGTCCACCTCGCCGGGGGCAAAAACCTCGCGCAGCTCGGCGGCGTCAAAGGGAAAAAAGCGAAGATTGGGCAACGGCGCCAGCGCCGCGCGCTCGGCCGCCATGATGAGCGCGCCCTCCTCCCTCTCGATGGCAAGAAAGTTCACCTCCGGGTGCTGCTCCGCCATGCCGATGGCGAAACGTCCCTTGCCGCAGCCGATCTCGATATGCAGCGGGTGATCGTTTCCAAACAGTGCGCGCCACTTGCCCCGCATTTCGCGCGGCGCAAACTCCATCACCGGCGCACAGGCCGCGAAGCGCACGTCCAAATTTTTCTTTTTTCGCATTCTCATTGCGCGAAGCCCCCGTTTTATCCTTTATTTGTCGCCTTTTCATTATATCGGGCCGGTTCGGAATTGGCAAGCCAAATTGACAAATTTCCGCTTTGCCGTGTATAATGTTAATAACTATGATTTGGGGGACATGTATATGTTTAACCGTTCAAGCGGCGTGCTTGCGCACGTCACTTCGCTGCCCGCGCCGCACGGTATCGGCACAATGGGCCAAACCGCCCACGACTTTGTCGATTTTCTCGCGAAGGCGCGCCAGACCTATTGGCAGGTGCTGCCGCTCGGCCACACCGGCTTCGGCGATTCGCCGTACCAGTGTTACTCCGCCGCCGCGGGCAACCCGCTGCTGATCGACCTCGACCTGCTGCAAAAGGACGGCCTGCTGACCGAGGCCGAGATCCGCGCGGCGGATTTTAACGCTTCGCCCGACGTGGTCGAATTTGAAAAGGTGATCGAAGCGCGCTGGCCGCTTTACCGTAAGGCTTATGCCCGCGTGGACGCGGCGCTTCAAAAGAAGATCGACGAATTTGTATCGGAGAACGCCGAATGGCTGCCCGATTACGCACTTTTCATGTCGCTGCGCGAGGAAAAATACGACAACGCCGCCGTTTGGGATTGGCCCGAGGCCGACGTGCGCGACCGCGAGCCGGCGGCCCTTGCCCGCGTGAAAGCGGAGCTGCGTGGCGAGATCGACTTCCGCATCTTTCTGCAATATGTATTCTACGAGCAGTGGACCGCGCTGCGCGCCTATGCAAATGAAAAGGGTATTCAGATCATCGGCGACATCCCGATCTACGTTTCGCCCGATTCGTCCGATGTGTGGACGCACCCGAAGCTGTTCAAGCTGCAAAAGGATCTCAGCCCCAAGCTGATCGCGGGCGTGCCGCCCGATTACTATTCCGCCACCGGCCAACTCTGGGGCAATCCGGTATACGACTGGACCGCCCATAAAAA
Protein-coding regions in this window:
- a CDS encoding GNAT family N-acetyltransferase, with product MQFTLKKWDERFIDDVARYGNNAKIAANLRDGFPFPYTREDAVGYVRMCAQNDESRQLCRAIVADGRAVGSVGVFCGSDVYRKSAELGYWLAEEYWGKGIMTEAAKQLCAAAFAAFDIVRIEAEPFAYNQGSRRVLEKAGFTLEGVKRQSVFKNGAIQDSCVYALLRI
- the malQ gene encoding 4-alpha-glucanotransferase — translated: MFNRSSGVLAHVTSLPAPHGIGTMGQTAHDFVDFLAKARQTYWQVLPLGHTGFGDSPYQCYSAAAGNPLLIDLDLLQKDGLLTEAEIRAADFNASPDVVEFEKVIEARWPLYRKAYARVDAALQKKIDEFVSENAEWLPDYALFMSLREEKYDNAAVWDWPEADVRDREPAALARVKAELRGEIDFRIFLQYVFYEQWTALRAYANEKGIQIIGDIPIYVSPDSSDVWTHPKLFKLQKDLSPKLIAGVPPDYYSATGQLWGNPVYDWTAHKKEGYAWWIWRMKTNMALFDVVRIDHFRGFESFWEVPTGEDTAVNGVWRKGPGMAFFRAMQKALGEIPIIAEDLGIITDDVRALLRETGFPGMRVLIFGMTPDEDNEHLPHNYLPNSIVYTSTHDSQTVCEQVMDICNEREKQFAYAYLRTSHSEAMGWSAIKSVWASPAHISMTTLQDLLSLGADARMNTPATIGGKNWRWRVRREALNPEVAALLGDITRTYKRG
- the trmB gene encoding tRNA (guanosine(46)-N7)-methyltransferase TrmB produces the protein MRMRKKKNLDVRFAACAPVMEFAPREMRGKWRALFGNDHPLHIEIGCGKGRFAIGMAEQHPEVNFLAIEREEGALIMAAERAALAPLPNLRFFPFDAAELREVFAPGEVDRIYLNFSDPWPPNRQRKRRLTWRAFLEVYGEILKQQGDLCFKTDNQRFFEWTLQEICQFGWLLQNISLDLHSSDFEGNVMTEYEERFSSEGARIYRLEARRRLPEFLNK